In the genome of Candidatus Pristimantibacillus lignocellulolyticus, the window CCTCACTTTATAGGCACATATGTTCTGTTTTTAGGGTGCGAAAAGGCGCTTCACTCCCTGTTTGGTGCTACAATACTAATTTCATTTGTCCATCAGACTCTTGGAAGAAATCATCATCTTCTACATCATCACTTAGTAGGACCTCAAAAATTGCTTCTAATACCTGTACCACAATACTGTTCCCTGCAATTTTGTAGAGTGTTCCATTTGTGCAGCCTATTCTAGTTGGATGTTCTGAGAGTACTTTTTCATAATCCTTATCATCAAATCCCATTAACCTCCAACATTCACGCTCTGTCAGTAATCTGTATTGTGAATCATTGATAGGTATAATTCCACTGTTAGGACAACGATTTTGCTTAGTTGTAATGGTCCACACATGATCTTTGATCGGTGTTAATCTACCACCAAAACTTGAATCACTATCTCCAATCTTTTTTAGCATTGATGGCGACTTGATTGTATAAATATCATTTACATCAACCTCTATAAATTCATCGATTGGTCGCAATTGACGTTTACGCATTTTGCTAAAGTTGAACGGCTTGCCATTTAAGATACTAATAGTGAATATTCGTTCTCTCTTTTGCGGAATACCGTAATCCATTGCATTAATGACTTCATAACTATTCGTGTAACCAAGGTTAGAAATATAGTCTAAATACTTGTTGAAGCTATGAATCATATCCTTGTCTAGTACACCCTTAACGTTTTCCCATATGACCACTTTAGGCTTCCATTCGCCCATACTTTCAATGATCCTCAACGTTTCAAACATAAGAGAACTGCGCGTTTTATCCTCATCCTTACCACCAAGCCTAATGCCTGCTCTACTAAAGTCTTGGCAAGGACTACCGTGTACTAAAATGTCAGGGCATAGATTCCAGCCTATTACTGACTGCGGTTTGTGAAGATGTTCATATAATGCGTTGTATGCTCTCACTGCTTTCTCATCTATCTCGACGTAGTCAATAGATTTGTGCTCGATGCCTAAATTTATCATTGCTTTCCTTGGAGCACCTGCCCCACCGAAAAGCTCAAGCAATTGAATTGGCTTATCAGTGTTGATGACTCGCAAATTTACTCACCTACTCTCAAAACGATAGATCTTCAGGCAACAATATAAGTCGATCTGCTTCTACTCGTTGTCGCTCAATCTCTGCTGCTATCTTAGGTTCGGGCGCATATTGCTCATGCCATCCATCAGGCTTGATGATCTTGCCTTGCTCATTCTTGAGCACCTTACCGTTTTCTCCAACC includes:
- the dcm gene encoding DNA (cytosine-5-)-methyltransferase gives rise to the protein MINLGIEHKSIDYVEIDEKAVRAYNALYEHLHKPQSVIGWNLCPDILVHGSPCQDFSRAGIRLGGKDEDKTRSSLMFETLRIIESMGEWKPKVVIWENVKGVLDKDMIHSFNKYLDYISNLGYTNSYEVINAMDYGIPQKRERIFTISILNGKPFNFSKMRKRQLRPIDEFIEVDVNDIYTIKSPSMLKKIGDSDSSFGGRLTPIKDHVWTITTKQNRCPNSGIIPINDSQYRLLTERECWRLMGFDDKDYEKVLSEHPTRIGCTNGTLYKIAGNSIVVQVLEAIFEVLLSDDVEDDDFFQESDGQMKLVL